One stretch of Verrucomicrobiia bacterium DNA includes these proteins:
- the nuoL gene encoding NADH-quinone oxidoreductase subunit L, with product MEFVVRHLWLIAMLPLVAAAIGACLPCGARRIAGGLAVASMAAATGLAAIAFAATLGGDSPGGFRAVRNLPWFEAGSLTVSIGWLLDPLGASMLLMITLVGTLIVLFSTGYMADDPRGVRFFGFLSLFAAAMLGLVLSNSLMLLFICWELVGLASYLLIGFWFTRPAAAAAARKAFLTTRIGDLGFLIGLLWLYAETGTLLMYDDGGGCLEPAALSGLAGRITASGMALGTAIALLLFCGAIGKSGQVPLHVWLPDAMEGPTPVSALIHAATMVAAGVFLMARVYPLAALDATAGSPGTTLVVVTWVGVVTALFGALTAVAQTDIKRILAYSTVSQLGFMMMGLGAGGPAVGMLHLLTHAFFKALLFLGAGSVIHGCHHEQDIRRLGGLRRLQPWTFATYAVGMMALSGVPILFSGYWSKDAILHALAGWPVSRLPFVIGLFAAVVTAFYMTRQMAYVFFGAPRSAAAAAAHESPRVMILPLVVLAGATVALSLVVTPFHPWLEHYLGGAHLQSSETGSGSPWGLLLLSALLSATGIGLGGYCYRGIPGSRADHDPLSVRYPRAFRVLEQRFSVDEFYEATVVRWTRAAGWLAATLDRGLADSIRDLAAFGAAAGAWLTRTVDQGVINASFDDGCHAVRESGTVLSRWHDGRVQRWLRVVIMAIVLLLLGLWMLRGPRPV from the coding sequence ATGGAGTTTGTCGTCCGTCACCTCTGGCTCATCGCCATGCTGCCCCTCGTGGCGGCCGCCATCGGCGCCTGCCTGCCTTGCGGCGCCCGGCGGATCGCGGGCGGATTGGCTGTCGCCTCCATGGCCGCCGCCACCGGGCTCGCGGCAATCGCCTTTGCCGCCACCTTGGGCGGAGACTCCCCGGGCGGTTTCCGCGCGGTCCGGAACCTCCCCTGGTTTGAGGCCGGCAGCCTGACGGTGTCCATCGGCTGGCTGCTCGATCCCCTGGGCGCCTCGATGCTCCTGATGATCACCCTCGTGGGCACCCTGATCGTCCTGTTCAGCACCGGCTATATGGCCGACGACCCCCGGGGGGTCCGTTTCTTCGGGTTCCTGTCCCTGTTCGCCGCCGCGATGCTGGGACTGGTGTTGTCCAACAGCCTCATGCTGCTGTTCATCTGCTGGGAACTCGTGGGGCTGGCGTCGTATTTGTTGATTGGCTTCTGGTTCACCCGCCCCGCCGCGGCCGCCGCAGCCCGCAAGGCGTTTCTCACCACCCGAATCGGCGACCTTGGGTTCCTGATCGGACTCCTCTGGCTCTACGCCGAAACCGGCACGCTGCTGATGTACGATGACGGGGGGGGCTGTCTCGAGCCGGCGGCGCTGTCCGGACTTGCCGGGCGCATCACCGCCAGCGGCATGGCGTTGGGCACCGCCATCGCCCTGCTCCTGTTCTGCGGGGCCATTGGCAAATCGGGTCAGGTACCCCTGCACGTTTGGCTGCCCGACGCGATGGAGGGACCCACGCCCGTCAGCGCCCTCATCCATGCCGCCACCATGGTCGCCGCCGGCGTCTTCCTGATGGCCCGCGTGTATCCGCTGGCGGCACTGGATGCCACCGCCGGGTCTCCGGGAACGACCCTCGTGGTCGTGACCTGGGTGGGGGTGGTGACAGCGCTGTTCGGGGCGCTCACCGCGGTGGCGCAGACGGACATCAAGCGCATCCTCGCCTACTCAACCGTCTCACAACTGGGCTTCATGATGATGGGCCTCGGCGCGGGAGGACCGGCCGTGGGCATGCTCCACCTCCTCACCCACGCCTTCTTCAAGGCCCTGCTCTTCCTCGGGGCCGGATCGGTGATCCACGGATGCCACCACGAGCAGGACATCCGTCGCCTGGGCGGGCTGCGCCGCCTGCAACCGTGGACCTTCGCCACCTACGCCGTCGGCATGATGGCGCTATCCGGAGTGCCCATCCTGTTTTCAGGGTACTGGAGCAAGGACGCCATCCTGCATGCGCTTGCCGGCTGGCCGGTCTCCCGGCTGCCATTCGTCATCGGCCTGTTCGCTGCGGTCGTCACCGCCTTCTACATGACCCGTCAGATGGCGTACGTCTTCTTCGGAGCTCCGAGGTCTGCCGCGGCGGCGGCGGCCCATGAAAGTCCCCGGGTGATGATCCTGCCCCTCGTGGTGCTTGCGGGCGCCACCGTCGCCCTGAGCCTCGTGGTCACCCCGTTTCATCCATGGCTGGAGCACTATCTGGGCGGTGCCCACCTCCAGAGTTCGGAGACCGGATCCGGCAGCCCCTGGGGATTGCTGCTGCTCTCCGCCCTGCTGAGCGCCACCGGCATCGGCCTGGGCGGGTATTGCTATCGCGGGATTCCGGGAAGCCGCGCCGACCACGACCCATTGTCGGTCCGCTATCCCCGCGCCTTCCGCGTCCTGGAGCAGCGATTTTCGGTGGATGAATTTTACGAGGCCACGGTCGTGCGATGGACCCGCGCGGCGGGCTGGCTGGCCGCGACCCTGGACCGTGGCCTTGCAGATTCCATACGCGACCTGGCCGCCTTTGGTGCTGCAGCGGGTGCCTGGCTGACGCGCACCGTGGATCAGGGAGTGATCAACGCGAGCTTCGACGACGGCTGCCACGCGGTGCGTGAGTCCGGGACCGTGTTGTCGCGATGGCACGACGGCCGGGTCCAGCGCTGGCTCCGGGTGGTGATCATGGCAATCGTGCTGCTCCTGCTCGGTCTTTGGATGCTACGGGGGCCTCGTCCGGTATGA
- a CDS encoding NADH-quinone oxidoreductase subunit M, whose product MNSLPALSLLTATPLLGAVILSLLRTANAAVVLRVSLAASLLATVQVVALLARFDTASGTLQFIERLDWMPTLGVSYFVALDGINLLPVLMTVLLVPFTLAVTGVPADRPRLYGILILLLEGGLLGNFTALNFIHWFLYWELGLIPAWFLVRLWGGPGARPASDQFFLFTLAGSVALLVAFLALLPGARTLDLPQLAELGRSGRLIPAAAAGLSWTGLDATHLGTVLFLAAFAGLAVKVPLVPFHTWLPDTYAEAPTGVTMLLTGALSKMGVYGFLRVLAPVFPGELRALLGPLLALTVASIVLPALMALAQQDLKRLLAYSSVNHLGYCLLGLFAVLDPAPATPAWDRERSAAMSGALLQLFNHGINAALLFGVVALIERRSGGRRGLDDFGGLRVRAPVLSGIAGVALFASLGLPGLSGFVGEFLVFKGAFALVPGAAVLAVPGLFLTAMFLLTLYQRVFNGPLNPAWVAFPDLTRREVLVLAPAVLLLVLPGVLPHLLLRWVNASVVRHIAQLLPGT is encoded by the coding sequence ATGAACTCCCTGCCCGCCCTCAGCCTGCTCACGGCAACCCCACTGCTCGGGGCGGTCATCCTGTCGCTGCTGCGGACGGCGAACGCCGCGGTGGTGCTGCGGGTCAGCCTCGCCGCCAGCCTGCTGGCCACCGTCCAGGTGGTTGCGCTGCTCGCGAGGTTCGATACGGCCTCGGGAACGCTCCAGTTCATTGAACGTCTCGACTGGATGCCAACCCTCGGCGTCAGCTACTTCGTCGCGCTCGACGGCATCAACCTCCTTCCGGTCCTGATGACCGTGCTGCTGGTGCCCTTCACCCTCGCGGTCACCGGTGTGCCGGCGGACCGACCCCGGCTCTACGGCATCCTGATCCTCCTGCTCGAAGGCGGCCTGCTGGGAAACTTCACCGCGCTGAATTTCATCCACTGGTTCCTGTACTGGGAACTTGGGCTCATTCCGGCGTGGTTTCTCGTCCGGCTCTGGGGCGGCCCGGGCGCCCGACCGGCCTCCGACCAGTTCTTCCTCTTTACGCTTGCCGGAAGCGTCGCGCTGCTGGTGGCGTTCCTCGCGCTGCTCCCGGGAGCCCGTACGCTGGACCTGCCGCAACTCGCCGAACTCGGCCGCTCCGGAAGGCTCATTCCCGCGGCGGCTGCGGGGCTGTCCTGGACCGGACTCGACGCCACTCATTTGGGAACCGTGCTGTTCCTCGCCGCATTCGCAGGACTCGCGGTGAAGGTCCCGCTTGTGCCGTTCCACACCTGGCTTCCCGACACGTATGCCGAGGCGCCCACCGGCGTCACGATGCTGCTGACCGGCGCCCTGTCCAAGATGGGCGTGTACGGATTCCTTCGCGTGCTGGCGCCGGTCTTCCCCGGGGAGCTGCGTGCCCTGCTGGGCCCGCTGCTCGCATTGACCGTGGCGTCCATCGTGCTGCCGGCACTCATGGCCCTGGCGCAACAGGACCTCAAACGGCTGCTGGCGTACTCCTCGGTCAACCACCTCGGGTACTGCCTGCTGGGCCTGTTTGCAGTTCTGGATCCGGCGCCCGCCACCCCGGCCTGGGACCGGGAACGCAGCGCCGCGATGTCCGGGGCCCTGCTGCAACTCTTCAACCACGGCATCAACGCCGCCCTCCTGTTCGGCGTCGTGGCCCTGATCGAGCGGCGATCCGGCGGACGCCGCGGCCTCGACGACTTCGGGGGGCTGCGCGTCCGCGCCCCGGTCCTGTCCGGCATCGCCGGTGTCGCCCTGTTTGCCTCGCTTGGCCTGCCGGGCCTGTCCGGTTTTGTCGGCGAATTCCTCGTGTTCAAAGGAGCCTTCGCCCTCGTCCCGGGTGCGGCCGTCCTGGCGGTGCCCGGACTGTTCCTCACAGCGATGTTTCTGCTGACGCTGTACCAGCGCGTCTTCAACGGTCCCTTGAATCCCGCCTGGGTGGCATTTCCCGACCTGACCCGTCGCGAGGTGCTGGTGCTGGCGCCGGCGGTGCTCCTTCTGGTGCTGCCCGGCGTCCTGCCGCACCTGCTCCTCCGGTGGGTCAACGCCAGCGTCGTCCGCCACATCGCCCAATTGCTTCCCGGCACCTGA
- a CDS encoding NADH-quinone oxidoreductase subunit M codes for MLAWPLFLSLLGAAVLPLIPRGNPRAPRAVALGVGLAGLAAVVASVLQNPPGAHPVTLMRCDWIPGWGAQFHLAADGISATLVLLTAVAAVAGVLFSWNVEDRPREFFALYLVLVGAVHGVFLSWDLLLFFVFYELAIIPKYLLIVSWGSTRREYAAMKLALYSFLGSAAVLVGLITVFAASGQGSFDLSVLARHPVSGTIQGWAFPVLFTGFAVLAGLWPFHTWAPTGHVAAPTAASMLLAGVIMKLGAYGCLRIALPLLPEGARDWRMIFGTLAVIGIVWGALVALRQRDFKFVIGYSSVSHMGFVLLGIAAATPDGLAGAVLQMVSHGVIAGLLFGVVGRMVYDRTHTRDLDELARFGLGRTLPGVAIVFVIAGLASMGLPGFSGFVAEVHVLLGTWPVSGRLVAVAGLGIVLGVAYTLRTIHLAFFAGDAAAAASAPPPLPTVTLPEKLGACLLVAGTLGLGLFPRGILDWIQPVLSGPLFEGLRRALGT; via the coding sequence ATGCTCGCCTGGCCCCTATTTCTCAGCTTGCTCGGCGCTGCGGTGCTCCCGCTGATTCCCCGCGGCAACCCGCGGGCCCCGAGGGCCGTGGCGTTGGGCGTCGGGCTGGCGGGACTGGCTGCCGTGGTCGCCTCGGTGCTTCAGAACCCGCCAGGCGCGCATCCGGTGACCCTGATGCGGTGCGACTGGATCCCGGGCTGGGGGGCGCAGTTCCACCTCGCCGCGGACGGCATCAGCGCCACGCTGGTGCTGCTGACCGCGGTGGCCGCCGTGGCCGGCGTGCTGTTTTCCTGGAACGTGGAGGATCGTCCCCGCGAGTTCTTCGCCCTCTACCTCGTCCTGGTTGGGGCGGTTCATGGCGTGTTTCTGAGCTGGGATCTTCTCCTGTTTTTCGTCTTCTACGAGCTGGCCATCATCCCCAAGTACCTCCTGATCGTTTCGTGGGGCTCCACCCGGCGCGAGTACGCCGCCATGAAGCTGGCCCTGTATTCGTTCCTGGGATCTGCCGCCGTCCTCGTCGGCCTGATCACGGTGTTCGCCGCCAGCGGCCAGGGGTCCTTTGATCTTTCGGTCCTGGCCCGCCACCCGGTCTCCGGGACGATTCAGGGTTGGGCATTCCCGGTGTTGTTTACCGGGTTTGCCGTTCTGGCGGGACTCTGGCCGTTCCACACGTGGGCCCCCACCGGCCATGTCGCCGCGCCCACCGCGGCCTCGATGCTGCTCGCCGGGGTGATCATGAAGCTCGGGGCCTACGGATGCCTCCGAATTGCCCTGCCCCTGTTGCCCGAGGGAGCACGCGACTGGCGGATGATTTTCGGCACGCTGGCGGTGATCGGCATCGTGTGGGGTGCCCTCGTCGCCCTGCGACAGCGCGACTTCAAGTTCGTCATCGGCTACTCCAGCGTCAGCCACATGGGTTTCGTGCTGCTTGGGATTGCCGCAGCCACGCCCGACGGCCTCGCCGGCGCGGTGCTCCAGATGGTCTCCCACGGGGTGATCGCCGGGCTCCTGTTCGGCGTCGTCGGCCGGATGGTTTACGACCGCACCCACACCCGTGACCTCGATGAACTCGCCCGCTTCGGACTGGGCCGCACATTGCCCGGGGTCGCCATCGTCTTTGTGATCGCCGGTCTGGCCTCGATGGGGTTGCCCGGGTTCAGCGGGTTCGTTGCCGAAGTCCACGTCCTGCTTGGCACGTGGCCGGTGTCCGGCCGCCTGGTCGCTGTTGCCGGTCTGGGAATCGTCCTGGGCGTCGCCTACACCCTGAGGACCATTCACCTTGCGTTCTTCGCTGGCGACGCAGCAGCGGCGGCGTCCGCACCCCCGCCGCTTCCCACGGTGACCCTGCCCGAAAAGCTGGGGGCATGCCTGCTGGTCGCGGGAACGCTTGGGCTGGGCCTTTTTCCCCGGGGAATTCTCGACTGGATCCAGCCCGTGCTCTCGGGCCCGTTGTTTGAGGGGCTGCGGCGGGCCCTCGGCACCTGA
- a CDS encoding NADH-quinone oxidoreductase subunit N — MDGLLHLDLLVQLLPEVALVLTALTVLILDVRGAPHHPPGERMRRAAWGSAAGLVLAIALLRLHLASGDAPAGTFVLEGPTQFLKQLVLLMTLATVLLAVPARFTTHIGEFFALLLLAAVGLLLLAGTENLLMLFVALELVALSLYVLTALNERLPEATEAALKYFLLGGVAAALTLFGLSLLYGLTGSLQIPVIGARLATGPAGPLAWAAIVLTLSGLGFKVAVAPFHFWTPDVYQGAPTPAAAFIATGSKVVGFLLLLRVVHSGFGEATAGHAGGWPWRPGWLPVIAALAVASMLVGNLTALRQSDLRRLLAYSAVAQAGYGVLGLLDPAPESRGAVLYFAVTYAIAVLGAFGVIGVLESAGEAPTLGGVSGLMRRSPLLAACLGVFLLSLAGIPPLSGFFGKFFVFVAAVSRGSAMDRIWIVGVAVATSAIALYYYLQVLKHAWVLPGATPPTSLRVPTASAITLIVLALLTVLLGVAPGLLLGPLGASLDSGAASPP, encoded by the coding sequence ATGGACGGACTTCTCCATCTGGATCTGCTGGTGCAACTGCTGCCCGAGGTCGCCCTCGTGCTCACGGCGCTGACGGTGCTGATCCTCGATGTGCGCGGCGCCCCACATCACCCGCCCGGGGAACGTATGCGCCGGGCGGCATGGGGAAGCGCCGCCGGCCTGGTTCTGGCCATCGCCCTGCTCAGGCTGCACCTCGCCTCGGGGGATGCCCCCGCCGGCACCTTTGTCCTGGAGGGCCCCACCCAGTTCCTGAAGCAGCTCGTTCTGCTGATGACCCTGGCGACGGTCCTGCTCGCGGTGCCGGCCCGGTTCACCACCCACATTGGTGAATTCTTTGCGTTGCTGCTTCTGGCCGCGGTCGGTCTGCTGCTCCTCGCCGGCACGGAAAACCTGCTCATGCTCTTCGTCGCGCTGGAGCTCGTGGCGTTGTCGCTCTACGTGTTGACCGCGCTGAACGAGCGCCTCCCCGAGGCGACCGAGGCCGCGCTGAAATACTTCCTCCTCGGCGGCGTGGCGGCGGCGCTGACCCTGTTCGGCCTCAGCCTCCTGTATGGCCTGACCGGTTCGCTTCAGATCCCGGTGATCGGCGCGCGGCTCGCCACGGGTCCGGCCGGGCCGCTGGCCTGGGCGGCGATCGTCCTCACACTTTCCGGCTTGGGATTCAAGGTGGCCGTCGCGCCGTTCCACTTCTGGACCCCCGACGTGTATCAGGGAGCGCCGACACCGGCGGCCGCATTCATCGCCACAGGCTCCAAGGTGGTCGGATTTCTGCTGTTGCTTCGCGTGGTCCATTCCGGCTTCGGCGAGGCAACCGCCGGCCATGCCGGCGGCTGGCCCTGGCGGCCGGGATGGCTTCCCGTGATCGCCGCGCTTGCGGTCGCCTCAATGCTGGTTGGCAACCTGACGGCGCTCCGGCAGTCGGATCTCCGCCGCCTGCTGGCCTACTCCGCCGTGGCCCAGGCCGGATACGGAGTGCTGGGCCTGCTGGATCCCGCCCCGGAGTCCCGTGGCGCCGTTCTCTATTTCGCCGTCACCTATGCGATCGCTGTTCTCGGTGCCTTCGGCGTCATCGGAGTCCTGGAGTCGGCCGGCGAGGCCCCGACGCTCGGCGGGGTTTCCGGACTCATGCGCCGCTCCCCGTTGCTGGCCGCCTGCCTTGGCGTGTTTCTGTTGTCCCTTGCCGGCATCCCGCCACTGTCCGGATTTTTCGGGAAGTTCTTCGTGTTTGTCGCCGCCGTGTCCCGGGGATCCGCCATGGACCGGATCTGGATTGTGGGCGTGGCGGTCGCCACGAGCGCCATCGCCCTCTACTACTACCTTCAGGTCCTGAAACATGCGTGGGTCCTGCCCGGCGCGACCCCGCCGACCTCGTTGCGCGTCCCCACTGCCAGCGCGATCACCCTGATCGTCCTCGCGCTCCTCACCGTCCTTCTCGGCGTCGCCCCGGGGCTCCTGCTGGGCCCCCTCGGGGCCTCGTTGGATTCGGGCGCGGCCTCCCCACCCTGA
- a CDS encoding adenylosuccinate lyase, whose protein sequence is MIPRYTRPEMRAIWTDENRLRIWLQIEMLASESLVAEGVVPREDFVAMQAGAERCHADLKGLVDRARELEKTLNHDVIGFTTAVAEQIQGPASRWLHFGLTSSDIVDTAFAVQMVQSADLLVRDVEQLLPVIARRAREHQRTPCIGRSHGIHGEPTTFGLKLALMHEEFVRARERLLRARETVAVGKLSGAVGTHAHLSPAVEEAVCARLGLRPARIATQVVQRDLHAEFMNTLALVGAGIEHWAVEFRHLQRTEVLEAEEPFTPGQKGSSAMPHKRNPITWERLTGLARVLRGHAVASMENVALWHERDISHSSVERIIFPDGCLLLDYMLGLLVRLVDGLKVYPENMRRNLGLSLGMWHSQTVLLALIRKGLTRERAYELVQRNAMKTWEVRHNGREDADFLEVLKSDPEVAAQFAPGELEALCSLEFHFREVDHRFRLLGL, encoded by the coding sequence ATGATTCCGCGTTACACCCGGCCCGAGATGCGGGCGATCTGGACGGACGAGAACCGGCTCAGGATCTGGCTGCAGATTGAGATGCTGGCCAGTGAGTCCCTGGTGGCGGAGGGCGTGGTACCCCGGGAGGATTTTGTGGCCATGCAGGCGGGCGCCGAACGGTGTCACGCGGATCTGAAAGGCCTGGTGGATCGCGCCCGGGAGCTGGAGAAGACCCTGAATCATGACGTGATCGGCTTCACCACCGCGGTGGCGGAGCAAATCCAGGGGCCGGCATCGCGCTGGCTGCACTTCGGTCTGACCAGCAGCGACATCGTGGATACCGCGTTCGCGGTCCAGATGGTCCAGAGCGCCGACCTTCTGGTGCGGGATGTGGAACAGCTGCTGCCGGTGATCGCCCGGCGCGCACGGGAGCACCAGCGGACGCCCTGCATCGGGCGGAGCCACGGCATTCACGGCGAGCCCACCACTTTCGGGCTCAAGCTAGCCCTGATGCATGAGGAGTTTGTCCGTGCCCGCGAGCGGTTGCTCCGGGCCCGCGAGACGGTGGCTGTTGGCAAGCTGTCGGGGGCCGTGGGCACGCATGCCCACCTGTCGCCCGCCGTCGAGGAAGCCGTCTGCGCGCGGTTGGGGCTGCGTCCGGCACGGATTGCCACACAGGTGGTGCAACGGGATCTCCACGCGGAGTTCATGAACACCCTTGCGCTGGTCGGGGCGGGCATCGAGCACTGGGCGGTGGAATTCCGGCATCTGCAGCGGACCGAGGTCCTCGAGGCCGAGGAACCGTTCACACCGGGCCAGAAAGGCAGCAGCGCCATGCCGCACAAGCGCAACCCCATCACCTGGGAGCGCCTGACCGGACTGGCCCGGGTGCTGCGCGGCCATGCGGTGGCCTCGATGGAGAATGTGGCGCTGTGGCACGAGCGCGACATCAGCCACAGTTCGGTCGAGCGGATCATCTTCCCCGATGGATGCCTGCTGCTGGACTACATGCTCGGGCTCCTGGTTCGGCTTGTGGATGGCTTGAAGGTGTATCCGGAGAACATGCGGAGAAACCTGGGGCTCAGCCTGGGGATGTGGCACAGCCAGACGGTGCTGCTGGCGCTGATTCGCAAGGGGCTGACGCGCGAACGGGCCTACGAGCTGGTCCAGCGCAACGCGATGAAGACCTGGGAGGTCCGCCACAATGGCCGGGAGGATGCGGACTTCCTGGAGGTCCTGAAGTCGGATCCTGAGGTGGCGGCGCAATTTGCCCCCGGGGAGTTGGAGGCCTTGTGTTCCCTGGAGTTCCACTTCCGCGAGGTGGACCACCGGTTTCGCCTGCTCGGACTGTAA
- a CDS encoding glycosyltransferase family 9 protein, protein MQRILVIALAGIGDTLLATPLIHELRLHAPGARLEALVMWPGAASLLEGNPHLDAVHQHQFLKASRWASLRLALGLRRRRYDLSVNPHPQGRHAYRFIARIIGAERRLSHSYENAGWLDRHLVTDSLPQDYSVSAAENNARLLGLIGVERRLPRPAYELFLTTAETTWASEFARHHGLMAQRWLGIHAGSGGTKNLALRRWPLERYAALVAQLQHEHPELPVVFFGGPEDRVAQAELFGRLRGGRVVFADCPTIRHAAALVGGAHAFLSVDTAFMHLAAAMEVSHQFVIETPTLNPCILPLREDWVRIPNPAVAGRHLEFYRYDGRPIAGTPDAIRRQMEAVTVEAVAGAIRPVLGGL, encoded by the coding sequence GTGCAACGCATCCTGGTCATCGCGCTGGCAGGCATTGGGGACACGCTGCTGGCAACGCCGTTGATTCACGAGTTGCGCCTGCACGCCCCCGGGGCCCGGTTGGAGGCCCTGGTGATGTGGCCCGGAGCGGCGTCGCTGCTGGAGGGCAATCCGCATCTCGACGCCGTCCATCAGCACCAGTTCCTGAAGGCCTCGCGTTGGGCCTCGCTGCGGTTGGCCCTGGGGCTGCGCCGCCGGCGCTATGACCTGTCGGTGAATCCGCACCCGCAGGGGCGCCATGCCTACCGGTTCATCGCCCGCATCATCGGGGCGGAACGGCGGTTGAGCCATTCGTACGAGAATGCGGGGTGGCTGGATCGCCATCTGGTCACCGACAGCCTTCCGCAGGACTACTCGGTGTCCGCGGCGGAGAACAATGCCCGGCTCCTGGGCCTGATCGGGGTGGAGCGACGGCTTCCGCGGCCCGCCTACGAGCTGTTCTTGACGACGGCGGAGACCACCTGGGCCTCGGAATTTGCCCGTCACCACGGGTTGATGGCGCAGCGCTGGCTGGGAATTCACGCGGGCTCCGGCGGCACCAAGAACCTGGCCCTGCGCCGCTGGCCGCTGGAGCGGTATGCGGCGCTGGTGGCGCAGTTGCAGCACGAGCACCCGGAACTCCCGGTGGTGTTTTTTGGCGGGCCTGAGGACCGCGTCGCCCAGGCGGAACTGTTCGGACGATTGCGCGGCGGCCGGGTCGTGTTTGCGGACTGCCCGACGATCCGGCACGCCGCGGCCCTGGTGGGCGGGGCGCACGCATTTCTGAGTGTGGACACCGCCTTCATGCATCTGGCGGCCGCGATGGAGGTGTCGCACCAGTTCGTCATTGAGACCCCCACCCTCAACCCCTGCATTTTGCCGCTGCGGGAGGACTGGGTGCGCATCCCGAATCCGGCGGTGGCCGGACGCCATCTGGAATTCTACCGGTACGACGGGCGGCCGATCGCGGGGACTCCGGATGCCATCCGCCGGCAGATGGAGGCGGTGACCGTGGAGGCGGTGGCCGGGGCGATCCGTCCGGTGCTCGGAGGGCTGTAA